The Musa acuminata AAA Group cultivar baxijiao chromosome BXJ3-6, Cavendish_Baxijiao_AAA, whole genome shotgun sequence region CATAGAAAATGGAACCTCAAGTTGGAAAGGAAATTGTAGGTAAATTGTTATGTTGGGTCCTTATGAAAGTAACAGACCTGCAAGCTTGGTGTGAACGTAGGTTGAATAAAGTAGTGTCTCATAATCAATAAAATTTAGTCTTCTAATTCTAAGATCTATATTAGGAAGAGTGGTTTGATGCCTTTTTATATTGTAAAGTGAGTTGCTGTCTATTCACTGCTGTATAtaatagatttattaaaaatGGTGCCTTGAAGATTAGTTGCATAGCAAATGAGCTAACTGAAGTGATTTTTTACAATGCATTTTTGCTTTGTCTGTATCTGTTGCTGTGGAAATATTTTTTGTGGTGGCCAATTGCTAAATATTGGAACCTGCAATTATGATAGATTACAAGCTATAGAGTAATAGAAGAAACTGTTTTTAAGTGTTTTGCAGAAATCTGTGTCTTGTGTTGATAAAATCTGTGATATGTAACCTTTGTCCACAAATAAATTGTAAGTACCTTGTGCATTTAATAACTTGAGACTAAGAAGATATTTTATGCACCTCCTTTTACAGGTTCGTACCtacaaagaagaataaaaaaagatgGAGGCTGAATAAGGAAATACGGAACTCTTTGAGAAAGTTGATCGAAATCAATGGCAACGAGTGTGAAAGTTCTAGGAACTTGCTTGGTCTAATGATTTTAGCTAATAAGAATGATGAGGAAGAGAAAATGGGGATTGAAGAAATTATAGATGAGTGCAAAACATTCTACTTTGCTGGGAAGGAAACAACAGCGAACTTTTTGACATGGgtaattcttcttcttgcgttgcaTGAAGATTGGCAGAAGAAGGCTCGAGAAGAAGTTGTTTGTGTTTTTGGCCTCCATAAACATCCAAATGCAGAAGGCTTAGGCAATCTTAAGATTGTAAGTTACTCTCCCCTGACTACGAAGGATGAAATATTTATTATTCAAGTTATATTGATTAACTAAACTGAACTTTGGAATACTGATCTCTATTTTTTATATGATCTTGCACCCCTTTGACCACACTCCAAGTAACCTTAGGCCTCATTTGGTTCAACACCATATAATGATAAATGAGTTTTATTGAAATGATTGATTTCTAGGATCGAGCTATTTTCTGTACATCCACACATCTCTTATGGATCGGATTCTGATCCATGCCACTCCTCCTTATCCAAGTAATCAATGAAGTATCATCTCTGACCAGCTCAAGTTCTCATAAACTCTGTTTACTCCATAATGAAGATTCTTATTATATGTCATTTGTAGGTAAGCATGGTGCTGAAGGAAACTCTCAGATTGTATCCACCTGCTGTGGCGCTCAATAGGCTAACCACAAGGAGTGTCAAACTAGGCAATCTTGATGTCCCATCAGGCACACACATTTACATTCCGCAAATCGTCATTCATCATGATGTTGAAGTATGGGGAAGAGATGCCAATGAATTCAATCCATCGAGGTTTGCAGATGGTAAAGGACACCATCTTGGTGCCTTCCTTCCCTTTGGGATAGGGTCCATGGTGTGTATTGGCCAAAATCTAGCACTTCTTGAAGCTAAAGTAGCTCTCGCAATGATTCTCCAGCGGTTCGAGTTCACCGTCTCACCCTCTTATGTTCATGCCCCCATGCTGCTGATGACACTCCAGCCTCAGTACGGTGCGCAAGTTCTCATGCGAAAGATTTGATGCGTTGTTCTGTCTTTACTTGCGTCGAATGGCATGTAAATTTTCCAGAAATGTTAACTGGAAATGTATTTACTTGTGGATCACCTAAACTTAATTTGCGTGCGACATTATTAATATCAAACATTTGCTGGTAAGCAGCTTGTTGGAATTTGGACTCTGGTGTTTCTATCGAACCTTTGTCCAGATCAGAGGAATATACAGAAGAAATATTTtccttgtttttatttttcgcATCAAATATTCACTTGCTTTCTGAGTAAGCTACATTAAACATTTCTAGGCTGACTTCACAGGAAATCATCTCCAGTGATCTATACAGAAGTGCTTAAGATGTTAGGCTTATCCAACAAGAACAGAATATTCCACTTGAACCGAAAAGAATTCTTTGAAGGAAAGATGTATAGCTTTAACAACCCTCTACGACATTTGAGAAGGATCAGTTTGAGTTAAGAAAGCTTGCTGTTTAAAGAGGAAGATGCCACACTCGAGACGAAAGAGTGCAAGCAAAACAATGCCCAAACTCACTATACTTGCAAGCAACCCTTCTCCCCTCCACCTGAGTGAGCAACACCGATTGCTATGGGTATAAATGTGGGAGATCAAATGCTCGTAGCAAGTACTTCAAAGCAGCAACGATGGCAGCAGAAGCCCAGCAGTCCACTGACAAGATCATCAACTCATCCTCCTCCAAGGCCCCCAGAGATGCTGCCCCGACCATAGGAGACAGGGCCTTCAAAGGAGCAGGAGACCTCATCAAACTCCTCCCGAGCGGGACTGTCTTCCTGTTCCAGTTCCTCAGCCCTCTCCTGACCAACACAGGCCACTGCAGCACCGTGAACAAGTACTTGACCGGCGTCCTCCTCTTCGTCTGCGGCTTCTCCTGCTGCTTCTCCTCCTTCACCGACAGCTACGTCGAGGACGATGGCAGGATCTACTACGGCGTGGTGACCAAGAACGGGCTGTGGCTCTTCTCCGACCCCAAAGCCGGCACAAGGGACCTGTCCAAGTACAAGCTGAGAATGGCGGACTTCGTCCACGCCTCCCTCGCGCTGGTGGTGTTCGCGGTGGTAGCGCTGCTGGACGACAACACGGTGTCGTGCTTCTACCCGTCGTTGGTTTCGAAGGAGAAGACGCTGGTCATGGTGTTGCCTCCGCTAGTGGGCGGCGTCGCCAGCTTCATCTTCATGCTCTTCCCCAACAGAAGGCACGGAATCGGGTACCCTCCATCGGGAACCACCACCAAGGACTCTTGAGTGATGCCAAGAAGACAAAAGTGGCGTTACATACAGTCCGAGTCCCTTCAAGTAAACTACTGCTCTGTCTCGCGTCTttagagaaggagaaggagaaggagaaggagaaggatccTCTCCTTTTCCTCTTCTGATTTGTTGGTTTATTGTGTGCGCGCCACAAACACCTCCTCATCAGTTCATCTTCCGCAATCAATATTGGTTTCTACTATGTTTCATTTAACATACATACTCATGGTTGGATTTGAAGCCACCACCAAACCACATTGAGACAACAATTTTTACATAGATTAAAATTTATtctctaattttatttttcccCCCCACCCATCAACATATTTAATTTAATACGTGCTTCCAAAACTCGCACGAAACAAATGACAAATTCGGATTTGATCTCCACGCCATCTCATTCCAGCCGAAGCAACCGCCGCAGGTCCCTGGTGGCCGAGCAATCCACCACGGCCGCCGTCGCCGGGGATCCTTCTTTCCTCCTCGAGAAGCGCGGCAGCGGCAGAGCACGAGGCGACGGCGAGAGAACGAACCCGGTTGCCGCGTCCATGTCGTCCGGAAGTAGCGGCGCGGCCACAGGCGGCAGAAGCCGAAATTCCCTGGGGATCGTGGCCGGATCCGGACCCAGCGGTTCCGCGCGGTCCAAGTCGGCGACGGGAGTGGACGTCGGCTCGCCCTTCTTCGCCATCATGGCCTCCAGTGACTCGCCCCGGCGGAGGATCGTCACCCGTCCCATTGCCAGACGGGCTGCGCCAGCGAGGGAGCGGGGCTTGGCCGGCTCCTTGGGGGAGGCGTCCCTCCTCCTGCGAAGGGGCTTGTGGTTTCGGAGGGTGGGGGAAGGGCGGACGAGGCAGTCCTGGGGGCGCAACACCTCGGTTCCCATGGTGGCGATCTTTGGCGACGAACTCGAAGAGAGAATCAGAGGGAATGACGACCCAATCTACTTCAACCCTCTGtccttactcttcttcttcttcttcttccccctcctCCTCTCGTTTCCGATcctaaagaaggagaagaagaaatcaAGAAGCGAGGAATGAGGGAGGAGCGTCGTCTCGGGGCTACATTTATGGACTCCATCGCCATCGCCCCACGCGGTAACGCCGTCCCTTCAAAGCAAAAGGTACTCCTCCTTTCCGTAACGCCGTTCGTTCGTTCGTCGTTTCACATttccatcataataaaaaaaaaatctcttaatATTCTCTCAGcattaatatcaattaaaacctcgatcataattaattataaggcATAATTAAAGTGAAAGCATAAAAAATATTGGCCCCACTTGATGTGACTTGTTGGGTATAACATTGGAGTGGCAACTTCGTGGAACTTGTATTATTTTGACCCAGCGCCACGCCCCTTTAATTAATTAGGTGGTGAGTCTTTCGATGAATGCTGTCAATttgttttcttctctcttttactTTGAATAAAGTATATTGACAATAAGATatcggaaagaaagaaagataatgGTGTTGCGAAAATGTGCTCATTCTGTCGTTCTTTAATTAGGCGTAGTTAATTTGGTCAATGATTGTGCTTTGCTCGTATGTCCCTGACATTAGCATAGctaattatagatttttttaataattaattatttttagaatattatttttttattttttaaaattatattgaggtCTCTATACTTATTAAAGTGAAACAATCAATCCATTTTTGTTCATGTAGTCGATTCTATTGATAAAAATATCCCTAACATTTATCATTGAGACTTTCGCAACtacttaaatttttatattttatttatttaattataattacacGAGCAAGTAACTAAAGCTACTGGATctcttttaaataatattttttaaataatatagagTGGAATGATGtaacaagaaaaagaaacttaATTATCTTTTAAATAGTAATCGATTTAGGCTTCAGTATGAAGGCATCTGCATTTTTTTATCTCAATAAAAGATTTTTTCTGTGAAAAAAAGATATAATAGCATGTGTTTTTCGAGTCTTCCATGTGATTAATATGTCGTTGAACGAGATCTAAACTATTTAATTTAGCGTTGACCGTTTGACCGCGTCTGTATGAATCTGACCATTTTGCGTGGATTCATTCCAGCTCTATGATTACATCTTACTATAAGATAAAAGTaagataatatatttttgaaCACATATAAAGTATATTATGCACATTTTTGTACGCTTTGCacgaatttttttttcattttaagtcATTCACcggcaaaataatatattaattttgtttaatttttaggataaattattgtaaaaaaCTTGGGACTTTCTCATGTCCTTTTTTTCTCGAAAAGATATTTTCTGTTTATCAGAATCTTTTTAAGTGtctataacaatatatatatatatatatatatatatatacatatatatatatatacatgtatatatatgtatatatatatatgtatgtatatatatatgtatatatagatgtatgtatatatatatacatatgtatgtatatatatatacatgtatatatatatatgtatgtatatatatgtatgtatatatatatatacatacatatatatatatgtatatatatatgtatatatgtatatatatatatacatatatgtatatatatatatgtatatatatatacatatatatgtatatatatatatacatatatatgtatatatatatacatatatacatatatatgtatatatatatatatacatatacatatatgtatatatatatgtatatgtatatatatacatatatatatacctcttGTGAGAAActaaaaaaagatagaaaagCCTTTTCGAGGAATTTGTACCAATTTTTATACTTCCACTGcaatccaatcatttggacatCAACAAATCACTACCGTCCGTACCCATCGTATCTATGATGCCATGGGATGACAAAAATGGCACAACTGACCCGTTTCTGTACGTGACTCGTGAATGGAGAAAGGAGTGGTACCCCGGTGGGCCACCCGAAAACGAGTAACAACAGGAAGTTGCAGTACAGATCCCGGTTGCGTGCAGCCAACCTATCTTTGGAGTTCCCTCTACAACTCCGGTTCCGCTGCCCCGCCGCTGCACGGCTCTTACCGTGTGCCCCTGGCTTGGGCGGGCCTGTAGCGGGTGTCGTAGGAGCCTGGCAGATCCGACCCAAGATTTCGACCTGTCCACCATTAATCCAATTGAAACTGACGGGTGGGTTGCTGCGACCCACAACATTGGAGCCGACTCTAGGCACGACACATGACATGGCACATGGTACGTACCGGAGTGCCTTAAGTTGGGTACCGAATCGGGCTCTGTTTAAATCTTATTACGACCTGGATTAGGGCCAAATTTCGGGTGCAGACTTCTGGATTCGTCTCTATCGAGATCCGATCCAACGAGACAAATGACTGCCAGCGGATCATCGGAAGCCCTTTGGTGATTATTGTATaggaggcagagagagagagagagagagagagagaggtgaacacGAAAGCAACGGCGAAGAGGGagcggaaaaaaaagaaaaaggcgagagagagagagagagagagatggttttGGTATGGTTTTTATTTGTTGTTGGTGGTGAATTGGGGGGGTCGAAAACGTGAGGAAGAGGAGAGATGATGATGACGGCGGTGAAGTCAAATCGTGCAGCGAGGaggtgaagaggaggaagagaaggggacGCAGGATTGGGAATCGGATGGTATTGGTCATCGGCGGTGGGAGTTGGCGATGGGCGGCCGGGGGACGGTGGGCGGTGGTTGGtagcggaggaggaggacgaggaagaggCGAAAGGTGGGAGGCGGGGGGATGAGGAGGGGGAAAGGTAAGAACGGCCTGCTTCCGAGCTCGTTGCGGATCATATCGTCGTGCCTCAAGACCGTGTCGTCAAACGCGGGGTCCGTCGCGAGTACCGTCCGATCCGCCGGGGCGTCCGTCGCCGCGTCGATCGCGGTGCCGGCAGAGGATGAAAAGGACCAGgtcatttatttttaattaaaatacaatttctccccctttgcttGCTATTGGGTGAAAGATTGGTGTTCTGGTTTGTGGGTTTTTGATGTTAGATCTAGTGTCTTGTTAGTTTGATCGGTTTGTGATGGCATGTTGTTGTATGATTtggattttgtttcttttatgatCGGATATACTGTGATGCACGGGAGGTAGTTGATGGGACTTCGATTTGTGGCTCTCATGTTTCTTGATTATCCAAATGGACTTTGATTCGTGGCGCTCACGTTTCTTGATTAGACAGGTTTGTGGTTGTCAGGTTTTAGCGATTTACAAGAACAGATTTTTCCCCAAGAAGTTCATTAGGAG contains the following coding sequences:
- the LOC135641177 gene encoding cytochrome P450 734A1-like; translation: MATFLFSLLIFSFCLVLRAVYSLLWLPHRTHLDFLRQGVLGPPRRPLAGNAADVRRLYAAAQAAPLPAFSHDVAGRVVPHYAEWSARFGRTFVYWFGTRPRLAVVEPELARAVLTDPTGAFEKVGLNPSARQLFGEGLVGLKGTKWAHHRRVLTPAFNMERLKCWVPAIASSTSSMLDEWEARDENRFEFEIDVNKEFHAFTAEVISQVAFGSSYEEGKQNFQLQEEQMLLVSLALRSVYIPGFRFVPTKKNKKRWRLNKEIRNSLRKLIEINGNECESSRNLLGLMILANKNDEEEKMGIEEIIDECKTFYFAGKETTANFLTWVILLLALHEDWQKKAREEVVCVFGLHKHPNAEGLGNLKIVSMVLKETLRLYPPAVALNRLTTRSVKLGNLDVPSGTHIYIPQIVIHHDVEVWGRDANEFNPSRFADGKGHHLGAFLPFGIGSMVCIGQNLALLEAKVALAMILQRFEFTVSPSYVHAPMLLMTLQPQYGAQVLMRKI
- the LOC103987288 gene encoding protein DMP2-like; protein product: MAAEAQQSTDKIINSSSSKAPRDAAPTIGDRAFKGAGDLIKLLPSGTVFLFQFLSPLLTNTGHCSTVNKYLTGVLLFVCGFSCCFSSFTDSYVEDDGRIYYGVVTKNGLWLFSDPKAGTRDLSKYKLRMADFVHASLALVVFAVVALLDDNTVSCFYPSLVSKEKTLVMVLPPLVGGVASFIFMLFPNRRHGIGYPPSGTTTKDS
- the LOC135641178 gene encoding uncharacterized protein LOC135641178, coding for MGTEVLRPQDCLVRPSPTLRNHKPLRRRRDASPKEPAKPRSLAGAARLAMGRVTILRRGESLEAMMAKKGEPTSTPVADLDRAEPLGPDPATIPREFRLLPPVAAPLLPDDMDAATGFVLSPSPRALPLPRFSRRKEGSPATAAVVDCSATRDLRRLLRLE